One region of Acidobacteriota bacterium genomic DNA includes:
- a CDS encoding sigma-54 dependent transcriptional regulator, translating to MMNQRVLIVDDEESARQGLKELVSSWGYEAEMAADGREALDRMEEFLPTVVISDVIMPNLDGFQLLHHVKETYPETSVILLTGQASIDAAIRSVKDEGAFYYFEKPIDMRRLQLVLKKAAEYGGTRRENEILRRQLREYGAFGDLVGNSDAMREVYYLIEQVAPSSVSVLITGESGTGKEMVARTIHKLSQRVGQPFVAINCAAVPETLMESELFGHERGAFTGAAERRIGCFELANGGTLLLDEIAEMPFLLQAKLLRVLEDRKVRRLGGAKEISVDVRVIAATNKDPFKAVQSNTLREDLLYRLNVINIHLPPLRDRVDDVPMLAQHMVDEMSRRHNKSAQLIKPEAMDVLTGYKWPGNVRELRNVIERAVIICKGDYIEKSHLPQHIVSPDAEPVTDFVMIPVGMPLDDVERKVILSTLARTDYNKTRTAETLKISLKTLHNKLKAYKVANEEQLD from the coding sequence ATGATGAATCAACGTGTGCTAATCGTCGATGATGAAGAGTCGGCGCGACAGGGTTTAAAGGAATTGGTCAGCAGTTGGGGGTACGAAGCCGAAATGGCTGCAGATGGTCGAGAAGCCTTAGACCGGATGGAGGAATTTCTCCCTACGGTGGTTATCTCGGATGTGATTATGCCCAATCTTGATGGCTTTCAACTCTTACATCATGTCAAAGAAACCTATCCCGAAACCTCGGTTATTTTACTCACCGGTCAGGCATCAATTGATGCGGCGATTCGTTCGGTAAAAGATGAAGGGGCATTTTATTATTTTGAAAAACCCATTGATATGCGCCGCCTGCAACTGGTTTTAAAGAAAGCCGCAGAATATGGCGGAACGCGCCGCGAAAATGAAATTTTGCGGCGGCAACTCCGCGAATATGGCGCTTTCGGGGATTTGGTTGGCAATTCCGATGCGATGCGCGAAGTCTATTATTTGATTGAACAGGTCGCGCCCAGTTCGGTGTCGGTTTTAATCACCGGGGAATCCGGCACCGGCAAGGAGATGGTGGCGCGAACCATTCATAAATTGAGTCAGCGCGTCGGACAACCGTTCGTCGCCATCAATTGCGCTGCGGTTCCCGAAACCTTGATGGAGTCGGAATTGTTCGGTCACGAACGCGGCGCGTTTACCGGAGCCGCAGAACGCCGCATCGGTTGTTTTGAACTGGCAAATGGCGGCACCTTGTTGCTCGATGAAATTGCCGAGATGCCATTTCTCTTGCAGGCAAAATTATTGCGGGTTCTCGAAGACCGCAAGGTTCGCAGACTGGGCGGCGCAAAAGAAATCAGTGTCGATGTCAGGGTGATTGCGGCTACCAATAAAGACCCGTTCAAAGCGGTTCAATCCAACACCCTCAGAGAAGATTTGCTTTACAGATTAAACGTCATCAACATTCACCTGCCGCCTTTGCGCGACCGTGTTGATGATGTGCCGATGCTCGCTCAACACATGGTTGATGAGATGAGCCGGCGACATAACAAATCGGCGCAGTTGATTAAACCCGAAGCGATGGATGTTCTAACCGGATATAAATGGCCCGGAAATGTTCGCGAACTGAGAAACGTCATTGAACGCGCGGTGATTATCTGTAAAGGGGATTACATTGAAAAAAGCCATTTGCCGCAACATATCGTCAGCCCCGATGCCGAACCGGTTACCGATTTTGTGATGATTCCTGTAGGGATGCCGCTTGATGATGTTGAACGCAAGGTGATTCTCAGTACCCTGGCGCGAACCGATTACAATAAAACGCGAACCGCCGAGACCTTAAAAATCAGTTTGAAAACGTTGCACAACAAATTAAAAGCGTATAAAGTCGCAAATGAAGAACAATTAGATTAG
- a CDS encoding ATP-binding protein, whose translation MPAQRSKKFAPLSLQEYKQLCAYIEEQPATESELVDALSQLQEFPAITWVAIYIGILDRFLEEPFWDVPQIHLVRDAIDEWLSCPCDFHLQQAVWVCRNNIEIFNDDKISYVGQVITTNLATLFNDKGQVNPLMDATSLFEVLSFIDTQSVWQSIVTRLRCLEFMDVVIEQPSPEEAAKETPKREGSSFSVAAMVGRSRPNQILPRFGVRARQIALLTLFVAVITLIITVANIASMTKVIINRNYKEAEQLANQIKAAIQQDLNRNSLNDFGDPYAMLAGENTSTRGLMVSTLINTRPIAYLYLTDNEGRFINDVEGRDALLINAHAIGDANEVRPDLSGFVKENAYQQLIHVFGKQPIYQFNKPVTVDNPNTGEPFDLGLLHIGVSSLQIRNELFEPIKTNLLIGLLAIVATGIIATISANTLLRPLEVISSSIEKLGSQENPSEDFHAKNMPHDDVVTGVTARLKQLGARLAGEREELEIMRGRLRQVVNHLEDRLILINREGRVILASPDAERLLGVKDVELTGLPIDESLGARHPLVGLVERSLNERRSIARTTIKAPDDPAQRQVLASVQYIEDAGSPVGVLVGLRDYESYQKFESQWDLSKKLADLGRITSGIAHEVKNPLNAMVIHLEILRSKIETGTHDTKPQLEILDSEIKRLDRVVQTFLNFTRPVEIRLEPLDINLIINQVVALASMEAAERGVTINKQLSPGKLMIKGDSDLLKQAMLNVILNGCQAMPKGGLLEIKTLPYDEEKVCILVKDRGIGIPVEARERIFNLYYTTKQGGTGIGLAQAFRAIQLHNGTISFDSEVGKGTTFEIILPSLE comes from the coding sequence GTGCCTGCACAAAGATCGAAAAAATTCGCCCCCCTTTCTTTGCAGGAATATAAACAGCTTTGCGCGTACATTGAAGAGCAACCTGCTACGGAAAGTGAATTGGTTGATGCGCTCAGCCAGTTGCAGGAATTTCCAGCAATCACCTGGGTTGCCATTTATATTGGGATTCTCGACAGGTTTTTAGAGGAACCCTTTTGGGATGTACCGCAAATTCATCTGGTAAGAGATGCAATTGATGAATGGCTCTCTTGTCCATGTGATTTTCATTTACAACAGGCTGTTTGGGTTTGTCGTAATAACATAGAAATTTTCAATGATGATAAAATTTCGTATGTCGGGCAGGTCATTACCACCAATCTTGCAACCCTGTTCAATGACAAAGGACAGGTTAATCCGTTGATGGATGCAACCTCACTTTTTGAGGTTTTATCTTTTATTGACACTCAATCGGTTTGGCAATCCATTGTTACTCGGTTGCGATGTTTAGAGTTTATGGATGTAGTTATCGAACAACCTTCACCGGAAGAGGCTGCTAAGGAAACCCCAAAAAGAGAAGGCAGTTCCTTCTCGGTTGCCGCTATGGTTGGCAGGTCCCGCCCCAATCAAATTTTGCCGAGATTCGGCGTGCGCGCCCGACAAATCGCCCTGCTCACCTTATTTGTCGCCGTTATCACCCTGATTATCACCGTGGCAAATATCGCCAGCATGACCAAGGTGATCATTAATCGCAACTATAAAGAAGCCGAACAACTGGCGAATCAAATTAAAGCGGCGATTCAACAAGACCTGAATCGAAACTCCCTGAATGATTTCGGCGACCCTTATGCCATGCTTGCCGGAGAAAACACCAGTACACGTGGCTTGATGGTTTCTACCTTAATCAACACCAGACCCATTGCCTACCTTTACCTGACGGATAATGAAGGGCGATTTATCAATGATGTCGAAGGTCGAGATGCCCTGCTAATTAACGCCCATGCAATTGGCGACGCCAATGAAGTGCGACCGGATTTATCCGGTTTTGTGAAAGAAAATGCTTATCAGCAATTAATTCACGTTTTCGGCAAACAACCAATTTATCAATTCAACAAGCCGGTAACCGTGGACAACCCCAATACCGGTGAACCATTTGATTTGGGGCTATTGCATATCGGCGTTTCTTCGCTCCAGATTCGGAATGAATTATTTGAACCGATTAAAACCAATTTATTAATCGGACTGTTGGCGATTGTCGCCACCGGAATTATTGCGACGATTTCGGCAAACACCTTACTACGCCCGCTTGAAGTGATTTCCAGCAGTATCGAAAAACTCGGGTCACAGGAAAATCCCAGCGAGGATTTTCACGCGAAAAATATGCCGCACGATGATGTCGTTACAGGGGTGACCGCGCGGTTGAAACAATTGGGCGCAAGGCTTGCCGGAGAACGCGAAGAATTGGAAATCATGCGCGGGCGATTGCGCCAGGTGGTCAATCACCTGGAAGACCGCTTGATTTTGATTAATCGTGAAGGTCGGGTGATTTTGGCAAGCCCTGATGCCGAGCGTTTATTGGGCGTAAAAGATGTCGAACTCACGGGATTGCCGATTGATGAATCATTAGGCGCGCGTCACCCGTTGGTCGGTTTAGTTGAACGCTCTCTGAATGAACGGCGTTCGATTGCCCGAACTACCATTAAAGCCCCGGACGATCCGGCACAGCGACAGGTTCTGGCTTCCGTGCAATATATCGAAGATGCGGGAAGTCCGGTTGGCGTGCTCGTGGGGCTTCGTGATTATGAGTCTTATCAGAAATTTGAATCGCAATGGGATTTATCGAAAAAGTTAGCCGATTTGGGGCGCATCACTTCGGGCATTGCCCACGAAGTGAAGAACCCGCTCAATGCGATGGTCATTCATTTAGAAATTCTGCGCTCCAAAATTGAAACCGGAACTCACGATACCAAACCGCAGTTGGAAATTCTCGATTCGGAAATCAAGCGGCTGGATAGGGTCGTGCAAACCTTTTTGAATTTCACCCGCCCGGTTGAAATCCGCCTCGAACCGCTCGATATTAATCTCATCATTAATCAGGTGGTGGCGCTTGCTTCAATGGAAGCCGCCGAAAGAGGCGTCACCATCAATAAACAACTTTCACCGGGAAAATTAATGATCAAAGGCGATTCGGATTTACTGAAACAAGCGATGCTCAATGTAATTTTGAATGGCTGTCAGGCGATGCCCAAGGGCGGGCTGCTGGAAATTAAAACCCTGCCCTATGATGAAGAGAAGGTCTGCATTCTGGTAAAAGACCGTGGGATTGGCATACCGGTTGAAGCGCGTGAACGCATCTTTAATCTCTACTACACCACCAAACAGGGCGGAACCGGCATCGGCTTGGCACAGGCTTTCCGGGCAATTCAGTTGCACAACGGCACCATCAGTTTCGACAGTGAAGTCGGAAAAGGCACGACCTTTGAAATCATTCTCCCTTCATTGGAATAG
- a CDS encoding glycosyltransferase, which yields MNTAVSFVIPTWNGLSLLQTFLPSVIEAARFYIAETKSNVEILVVDDGGQDATIDWLSEQKKNTHDVEINFVRNETNLGFSLTCNKGVAQARHRLIFLLNNDVKVDLDAIAPLVEHFTDDSVFAVHCRTYELESGRECGVGKIGDFKRGFIRVHQSYSVVNPQNENSVVELKGEIHAAAPSKFNYSMFAGGGAAMFDRHKFLSLGGFEHLLSPFYWEDVELSYRAWKRGFIILYEPDSKVYHRISSTISKLNRRKVRLIEQRNRLIYHWIHLHDPKMLLSHIAWVWLLAVTAPIRFKPGFLFATVEALKKLPEINERRRVEKQQAQRSDRKLYALFRDLQRRNDIAVF from the coding sequence ATGAACACCGCCGTCAGTTTCGTTATTCCAACCTGGAATGGACTCTCTCTTCTGCAAACTTTCCTGCCTTCGGTTATTGAAGCCGCGCGTTTTTATATCGCAGAAACAAAGTCGAATGTTGAAATTCTGGTTGTCGATGATGGCGGTCAGGATGCAACGATTGACTGGTTAAGCGAACAGAAAAAAAATACTCATGATGTTGAAATCAATTTTGTGCGCAATGAGACGAATCTGGGGTTCAGTTTGACTTGCAACAAAGGCGTAGCCCAAGCCAGACACCGATTAATCTTTTTACTGAATAATGATGTCAAAGTTGACCTTGATGCCATTGCACCGTTGGTTGAACACTTTACCGATGATTCAGTTTTTGCCGTTCATTGCCGAACCTACGAACTTGAAAGCGGCAGGGAATGTGGGGTTGGAAAAATCGGCGACTTCAAACGTGGCTTCATCAGGGTTCATCAAAGCTACAGCGTTGTTAATCCTCAGAATGAAAATTCGGTCGTTGAATTGAAAGGTGAAATCCACGCGGCGGCTCCATCAAAATTCAACTATTCAATGTTTGCCGGTGGCGGGGCGGCGATGTTTGATCGCCATAAATTTTTATCACTGGGCGGATTTGAACATCTGCTATCGCCGTTTTATTGGGAGGATGTCGAATTAAGCTATCGCGCCTGGAAACGTGGATTCATTATCTTATACGAACCCGACTCAAAGGTTTATCATCGGATTTCTTCAACCATCAGCAAACTCAATCGCCGAAAGGTTCGGCTTATCGAACAAAGAAATCGCCTCATTTATCATTGGATTCATTTGCATGACCCTAAAATGTTGCTTTCCCACATCGCCTGGGTTTGGTTATTAGCGGTAACTGCGCCAATAAGATTTAAACCTGGTTTTCTCTTTGCAACCGTTGAAGCGTTAAAAAAATTGCCGGAGATAAACGAGCGTCGAAGGGTGGAAAAACAACAGGCGCAAAGAAGCGACCGGAAGCTATATGCCTTGTTCAGAGATTTGCAGCGGCGAAATGATATTGCGGTTTTTTGA
- a CDS encoding potassium channel protein translates to MLSRQRLLIALGAVIVLLATGTIGYKIILGISWFQCFYFTLITLTSIGYSEPVEMTQSARYFNSGLIILGVSTIGYALTMVAQYVVQFELISTFGKRKMYKDINSLKDHFIVCGAGRIGSGIIREIARRGEDFVVIEQNEILADRLLAQGYLVLMGDSTTEEVLRAAGIDRARGLVCAVSSDPDNLYITLTARDINKDVYIVARANAEDAINRLIKAGANKVVSPSITGAHQMSQMLLRPAVADFIELATMTEQLDLEIEQIEIRVGSPFINCLLKDTGIRADANVIVIAIKRQNGQMLFNPSADTLIKEGDALIAMGGHKNLETLEKMANPKHKHITRHRH, encoded by the coding sequence ATGTTATCAAGGCAAAGGTTACTCATTGCACTGGGCGCAGTCATCGTTTTACTCGCAACCGGAACGATTGGCTACAAAATCATTCTTGGCATTTCCTGGTTTCAATGTTTCTATTTCACCCTGATTACCTTAACCAGCATCGGATACAGTGAACCGGTTGAGATGACCCAATCCGCCCGTTACTTCAACTCCGGTTTAATCATTTTGGGAGTCAGCACAATCGGTTATGCGCTGACCATGGTTGCCCAATACGTTGTTCAATTCGAATTAATCTCGACCTTTGGAAAAAGAAAAATGTATAAAGACATCAACAGTCTGAAAGACCACTTTATCGTGTGTGGCGCGGGGCGCATCGGCTCAGGCATTATTCGTGAAATTGCCCGACGGGGCGAAGATTTTGTCGTTATCGAACAAAATGAAATTCTAGCTGATAGATTACTGGCGCAAGGTTATCTAGTGTTGATGGGCGACTCGACTACGGAAGAGGTTTTACGCGCTGCCGGCATCGACCGCGCACGCGGGTTGGTGTGTGCGGTTTCATCTGACCCCGACAACCTCTACATTACCTTGACCGCCCGTGACATCAATAAAGATGTCTATATCGTGGCTCGCGCCAATGCCGAAGATGCCATCAATCGCTTAATCAAGGCTGGAGCCAACAAAGTGGTTTCACCTTCGATAACCGGCGCGCATCAAATGTCCCAAATGTTATTGCGTCCGGCAGTTGCCGATTTCATTGAACTGGCAACCATGACCGAACAACTGGATTTGGAAATTGAACAAATCGAGATACGGGTTGGCTCGCCGTTCATCAATTGTCTTTTAAAAGATACAGGCATTCGCGCAGATGCTAACGTTATCGTCATTGCCATCAAACGCCAAAATGGACAGATGCTTTTTAATCCTTCGGCAGATACCTTGATTAAAGAAGGTGACGCGCTAATCGCAATGGGCGGACACAAAAATCTGGAAACGCTTGAGAAAATGGCGAATCCCAAACATAAACATATAACCCGTCACCGCCATTAA
- a CDS encoding PDZ domain-containing protein, whose translation MEKRHYLIFSVLVLLFANSAFAQDASGNKENSQNKDKKSEWVAPIDSVPFTLNLGNDAYLGVYLEEVTAEKMKELNLKEERGAVISKVIEGSPAEKAGLKAKDVIISFNSRRVDSVRELQRLLGDIPAGRTVTFEIIRDGSTENIAATLGKRSANFGLFEGKLDNLKGLESNRQLTQELTEKFKQQSEEMAKRSKEFQGRPFVAPREFGKLNFDFNGRAFFGGSRLGIAVETMTDQLAEYFGVKGGKGILVTEVTENSPAAKAGLKAGDVIIEIDNKKVDGLDDLFGSLSQKSEGQIEMKVIRKGEEKKVSVTLEKREFRPIQKRRAAVFSQITDII comes from the coding sequence ATGGAAAAAAGGCATTACCTTATTTTCTCAGTTCTCGTATTGCTTTTTGCCAACAGTGCATTCGCTCAGGATGCTTCGGGTAATAAAGAAAATTCTCAAAATAAAGACAAAAAATCGGAATGGGTTGCGCCGATTGATTCCGTCCCCTTTACCTTGAATCTGGGTAACGATGCCTATTTGGGGGTTTATCTGGAAGAGGTGACTGCCGAAAAGATGAAAGAGTTGAATCTTAAAGAGGAACGTGGGGCGGTTATTTCAAAGGTTATCGAAGGCAGTCCTGCTGAAAAAGCCGGACTCAAAGCCAAAGACGTAATCATTTCTTTCAACTCTCGTCGCGTCGACTCGGTTCGGGAATTGCAACGATTGCTGGGCGACATACCCGCCGGGCGCACTGTCACCTTTGAAATTATTCGCGATGGCTCGACCGAAAATATCGCAGCGACTCTCGGAAAACGCTCGGCAAATTTTGGTTTATTTGAAGGCAAACTCGACAATCTTAAAGGTCTGGAAAGCAATCGTCAGTTAACTCAGGAACTCACGGAAAAATTCAAACAGCAGAGTGAGGAAATGGCGAAACGTTCCAAAGAATTTCAAGGGCGACCATTTGTTGCCCCGCGTGAGTTCGGCAAATTAAATTTCGATTTTAACGGTCGCGCCTTTTTCGGCGGTTCCCGTTTAGGAATTGCCGTTGAAACCATGACCGACCAATTGGCTGAATATTTCGGCGTAAAAGGTGGCAAAGGGATTTTAGTAACCGAAGTCACGGAAAACAGCCCGGCGGCAAAAGCCGGATTAAAAGCCGGGGATGTAATCATTGAAATTGATAACAAAAAGGTAGACGGGTTGGACGACCTCTTCGGTTCCCTTTCGCAAAAAAGCGAAGGGCAGATTGAAATGAAAGTGATTCGCAAAGGCGAAGAAAAGAAAGTTTCCGTAACCCTGGAAAAACGCGAATTTCGTCCGATACAGAAACGCCGGGCTGCCGTCTTTTCACAAATAACCGACATCATTTAA
- a CDS encoding MFS transporter, whose protein sequence is MKAHFENLSDPKPSSAQNLMPLAITIFFQMLPATLVAPAIRPLFAQYHASNEGAMHAFMGINMLGAAIAAPLMSMWFIKGGSPRKILAVLTLSDALLLLAVACPISTTVVLFLRFLEGATHVGAATILLAQASTVSHRHSGGRIMGIAGAAIISAVALGNAIGGLTTTIDPRVPFWLGSVILASIGVASMMSNKRFGASQHSFKTSPFSVLKKRRALIVPICAAFIERFTVGCIIVTFSLFAHRAYEMSDRNIGLLFALLTFTFALSMYPIGHWSDRLARSLILVTGGAIYAVALALLGHVSPALLPIVMIAAGAASSMIYAPTLAYASELAVPEERTQVMALVNSAGCLGMLLGPMMAGILSVVLRTAEDPLRGYRGVFLFAALSVIVWLIASARWLVERLRQEQPQLECPWKKITAQTKPLAEKTSIN, encoded by the coding sequence GTGAAAGCGCATTTTGAAAATCTCTCAGACCCCAAACCCTCATCTGCGCAAAACCTGATGCCACTGGCAATCACGATTTTCTTCCAGATGCTTCCGGCTACGCTGGTGGCTCCGGCTATTCGCCCATTATTTGCTCAGTATCATGCAAGCAACGAAGGCGCAATGCATGCATTTATGGGAATCAATATGCTCGGCGCTGCCATCGCTGCTCCATTGATGAGTATGTGGTTTATCAAAGGGGGTAGCCCTCGTAAAATCCTGGCGGTTCTTACATTGAGCGATGCCCTTTTATTACTGGCTGTGGCTTGTCCGATTTCGACAACTGTAGTTCTATTCCTGAGATTTCTTGAAGGTGCAACGCACGTTGGTGCAGCAACCATACTACTGGCACAAGCATCGACGGTCAGCCACCGGCACAGTGGTGGACGCATCATGGGAATTGCCGGTGCCGCAATTATCTCAGCCGTTGCTTTGGGCAACGCTATCGGCGGACTCACAACAACCATCGACCCGCGAGTTCCCTTCTGGCTCGGCAGCGTCATCCTTGCTTCGATTGGCGTCGCTTCGATGATGTCGAACAAGCGATTCGGTGCATCACAGCACTCGTTCAAAACTTCGCCATTCTCGGTATTAAAAAAACGCCGGGCGCTTATCGTGCCGATTTGTGCAGCGTTTATCGAACGATTTACCGTGGGTTGTATCATCGTCACCTTCTCGCTGTTTGCCCATCGCGCTTACGAAATGAGTGACCGCAATATTGGTTTATTATTTGCGCTTCTCACCTTCACGTTCGCTTTATCGATGTATCCCATCGGACATTGGTCTGATCGCCTCGCCCGTTCGCTCATCCTGGTGACCGGTGGAGCAATTTACGCTGTGGCGCTCGCTTTACTCGGTCATGTATCGCCCGCACTGCTACCCATAGTTATGATTGCCGCCGGTGCAGCCTCTTCGATGATTTATGCGCCGACACTGGCGTATGCTTCAGAACTGGCAGTGCCGGAAGAGCGCACTCAGGTGATGGCGCTGGTGAATTCCGCAGGATGTTTGGGGATGTTGTTGGGTCCGATGATGGCTGGCATTCTCTCTGTGGTTTTGCGAACCGCCGAAGACCCATTGCGAGGCTATCGCGGAGTCTTTCTCTTTGCTGCGCTTTCAGTCATTGTCTGGTTAATTGCCAGCGCCAGATGGTTGGTCGAGAGGTTAAGGCAGGAGCAACCCCAACTGGAATGCCCTTGGAAAAAAATAACCGCTCAAACAAAACCTTTGGCAGAGAAAACCAGCATAAACTGA
- a CDS encoding metallophosphoesterase family protein, giving the protein MRIAILADVHANLSALETVFDAISHLGIDRMVCLGDLVGYNAEPAQCIHLIRTRCQIVVAGNHDHDVAGISQAPGTHSTAHLIQAWTRSQLSSDDRAYLANLPNRIIDPEGFVAVHGCYLNDTHITGYVTGTMLEANLNAILAREGWPHIGLCGHTHTPMVGWLDQGKIVECKPDKTLNWPASARAVLINPGSVGQPRDGDSRAAFAIIDIAARQVEIHRVAYDIEATAKSIANACLPGTLAERLREGR; this is encoded by the coding sequence ATGAGAATCGCCATCTTAGCTGACGTTCACGCAAACCTAAGCGCGCTTGAAACGGTGTTTGACGCCATCAGTCATTTGGGCATCGACCGAATGGTCTGTCTTGGTGATTTGGTTGGTTATAATGCGGAACCTGCGCAATGCATTCACCTGATTCGGACTCGATGTCAGATCGTCGTCGCCGGAAATCATGACCATGACGTTGCGGGGATTTCCCAAGCCCCTGGCACTCATTCCACAGCCCACTTAATCCAAGCCTGGACACGCAGCCAACTCTCATCCGATGACCGTGCTTATTTGGCGAATCTGCCCAACCGCATCATTGACCCTGAAGGGTTCGTTGCTGTGCATGGATGTTATCTCAATGACACGCATATAACCGGTTATGTAACCGGAACCATGTTGGAAGCTAATCTCAACGCCATTCTTGCAAGAGAAGGCTGGCCGCATATCGGGTTATGCGGTCACACTCATACGCCGATGGTCGGGTGGTTGGATCAGGGAAAAATTGTCGAATGCAAACCTGACAAAACGCTGAATTGGCCTGCATCGGCACGGGCTGTGCTCATCAATCCCGGTTCGGTTGGACAACCGCGCGACGGCGACTCGCGCGCGGCATTTGCAATTATTGATATTGCCGCCCGCCAGGTGGAAATTCATCGAGTCGCCTATGACATCGAAGCTACCGCAAAATCTATCGCAAATGCCTGTTTGCCCGGTACGCTGGCTGAGCGATTGAGAGAGGGACGATAA
- a CDS encoding GTPase domain-containing protein: MAIFDRDQQKVIVRVVYDGPGKAGKTTNLQQLCKFFTKMRRSELYVPEEMGGRTLFFDWLQVEGGVVGGYGLRCQLLTVPGQQIFNERRKYLLQTADVVVFVCDSTPSELENNQQAIHNLLTIIGSDIPLVVQANKQDLVDSLPANELLNQLGLEETTSIVSACAQEGIGVRETVVLAIRAAATLTQQTILEHGLESIVGISETKDQLYSQMVECDVLYNGFKQPVIEEQTPAQPISLNDEHEIESSVTLATECETPDQLNHEQESAEGCENTAQESDEGCENTAQESEPVEIIDSQSVLPVVETSSFVQASEWSATLLDPTIIRENLENLTPEFHPQFTSYPTVHWPPLPTGEVPSGFIWPASGREILRELATEIPSLRDDLISQRGHLDGSGKSDVFIFQAGQWCLKTSSRRGFKSSDAARSALLHLARAKLSLHHFALGDTVVSIQPDNNQTYWLWTVAPWVVTLRAEMNEACEENDEDALAAALVKYADAIVDSLLLAARRNIALDVHPSNFAIIDGQVVYLDDDIVEGNYLPSIGYAMLHRVEEYAQYDRAIYAYVEALGGLLQSRISGQDVEALDLERAIEQVLVRTDTAKLARRRLAKTISHGQYQGNS, translated from the coding sequence ATGGCAATTTTTGATCGCGACCAACAGAAGGTTATTGTCAGAGTGGTTTATGATGGCCCGGGAAAAGCTGGGAAAACCACGAACCTTCAGCAACTCTGCAAATTTTTTACCAAGATGCGTCGCAGTGAATTGTACGTCCCGGAAGAGATGGGCGGAAGAACGCTTTTCTTTGATTGGCTTCAGGTGGAAGGCGGGGTTGTTGGCGGATACGGGTTGCGTTGTCAACTGTTGACGGTTCCCGGTCAGCAAATCTTCAACGAACGACGCAAATATCTTTTGCAGACTGCCGATGTCGTGGTCTTCGTCTGCGATTCAACTCCGAGCGAACTTGAAAACAATCAACAAGCGATTCACAACCTGCTCACCATTATCGGCAGCGATATACCACTGGTTGTCCAGGCTAATAAACAGGATTTAGTCGATTCACTTCCAGCCAATGAATTGCTAAACCAATTGGGGCTTGAAGAAACCACATCAATCGTGTCAGCTTGCGCCCAAGAAGGCATCGGGGTGCGTGAGACCGTGGTGCTTGCCATCAGAGCGGCAGCTACCCTGACGCAGCAAACCATCCTTGAACACGGATTGGAAAGCATTGTGGGGATTTCCGAAACCAAAGATCAACTTTATAGCCAGATGGTCGAATGCGATGTTTTATACAATGGGTTTAAGCAACCGGTGATAGAAGAACAAACGCCCGCTCAACCAATTTCGCTAAACGATGAACACGAGATTGAATCAAGCGTAACACTCGCAACGGAGTGCGAAACGCCTGACCAATTGAACCATGAGCAAGAAAGCGCCGAGGGTTGCGAGAATACTGCGCAAGAAAGCGACGAAGGTTGCGAGAATACTGCGCAAGAAAGCGAGCCGGTAGAAATAATCGACTCTCAATCTGTTTTGCCGGTAGTCGAAACCAGCAGTTTTGTTCAAGCCAGCGAATGGTCTGCAACACTTTTAGACCCGACTATCATCAGGGAAAATCTGGAAAACCTGACGCCCGAATTTCATCCGCAATTCACATCTTATCCCACCGTTCACTGGCCCCCGTTGCCAACCGGTGAAGTGCCGAGCGGGTTCATCTGGCCCGCATCCGGTCGGGAAATTTTGCGAGAGTTGGCGACGGAAATACCGTCATTGAGGGACGACCTTATCTCTCAACGCGGGCATCTTGATGGCAGCGGCAAATCGGATGTTTTTATTTTTCAAGCCGGTCAATGGTGTTTGAAGACCTCATCAAGAAGAGGTTTCAAATCGAGCGATGCAGCTCGCAGCGCTTTACTGCATCTCGCCAGAGCGAAACTCTCTCTCCATCACTTTGCGCTTGGCGATACTGTGGTCTCCATTCAACCGGATAATAACCAAACCTATTGGCTGTGGACGGTGGCTCCCTGGGTGGTCACTCTGAGAGCCGAGATGAACGAAGCCTGCGAAGAAAACGATGAAGACGCGCTGGCTGCGGCGCTGGTTAAATATGCCGATGCGATTGTCGATTCGCTGCTTCTGGCTGCACGCAGAAATATCGCCCTTGATGTTCATCCTAGTAACTTCGCCATCATTGATGGACAAGTTGTTTATCTCGACGATGACATCGTTGAAGGAAATTATCTTCCTTCGATTGGTTACGCCATGCTGCATCGCGTTGAGGAATACGCCCAATACGATAGAGCCATTTATGCCTATGTCGAAGCCCTCGGCGGGCTGCTCCAATCTCGTATATCAGGGCAGGACGTTGAAGCCCTTGATTTGGAGCGCGCCATTGAACAGGTACTGGTGCGAACCGACACGGCAAAACTTGCCCGCCGTCGGCTGGCAAAAACGATTTCACACGGTCAGTACCAAGGGAATTCGTGA